A stretch of the Teretinema zuelzerae genome encodes the following:
- a CDS encoding beta strand repeat-containing protein, producing the protein MTLEGSVGTISNSGTLTLSGSLTSGAITNTGTVAVGGQELTAASISGGIVSTTSGIISTTGTITTLNATTGATLNGGAGLTITNAIAGNPNLTLTGSITLNGAVGTISNPGTLTLNGSLTSGAITNTGTVAVGGQELTAASISGGIVSTTSGIISTTGTITTLNATTGATLNGGAGLTITNAIAGNPNLTLTGDVTLEGSVGTISNSGTLTLSGSLTSGAITNTGTVAVGGQELTAASISGGIVSTTSGIISTTGTITTLNATTGATLNGGAGLTITNAIAGNPNLTLTGSITLNGAVGTISNSGTLTLSGSLTSGAITNTGTVAVGGQELTAASISGGIVSTTSGIISTTGTITTLNATTGATLNGGAGLTITNAIAGNPNLTLTGSITLNGAVGTISNPGTLTLNGSLTSGAITNTGTVAVGGQELTAASISGGIVSTTSGIISTTGTITTLNATTGATLNGGAGLTITNAIAGNPNLTLTGDVTLEGSVGTISNSGTLTLSGSLTSGAITNTGTVAVGGQELTAASISGGIVSTTSGIISTTGTITTLNATTGATLNGGAGLTITNAIAGNPNLTLTGSITLNGAVGTISNPGTLTLNGSLTSGAITNTGTVAVGSQELTAASISGGIVSTTSGIISTTGTITTLNATTGATLNGGAGLTITNAIAGNPNLTLTGDVTLEGSVGTISNSGTLTLNGSLTSGAITNTGTVAVGGQELTAASISGGIVSTTSGIISTTGTITTLNATTGATLNGGAGLTITNAIAGNPNLTLTGSITLNGAVGTISNPGTLTLNGSLTSGAITNTGTVTVGGQELTAASISGGIVSTTSGIISTTGTITTLNATTGATLNGGAGLTITNAIAGNPNLTLTGSITLNGAVGTISNPGTLTLNGSLTSGAITNTGTVAVGGQELTAASISGGLFRQPAVSSVPPELSQH; encoded by the coding sequence GTGACCCTTGAAGGCTCGGTTGGAACAATTTCAAACTCGGGCACTCTTACACTCAGCGGATCGCTGACATCAGGAGCCATCACCAATACCGGCACGGTCGCTGTAGGCGGTCAAGAACTTACCGCTGCAAGCATTTCTGGGGGGATTGTTTCGACAACCAGCGGTATCATCAGTACCACCGGAACTATCACAACACTGAACGCAACCACCGGAGCTACGCTTAACGGCGGCGCAGGGCTGACCATCACGAACGCAATAGCCGGCAACCCGAACCTCACCCTTACAGGAAGCATAACGCTTAACGGCGCGGTTGGAACAATTTCAAATCCGGGAACACTCACGCTAAACGGATCGTTGACATCAGGAGCCATCACCAATACCGGCACGGTCGCTGTAGGCGGTCAAGAACTTACCGCTGCAAGCATCTCTGGGGGGATTGTTTCGACAACCAGCGGTATCATCAGTACCACCGGAACTATCACAACACTGAACGCAACCACCGGAGCTACGCTTAACGGCGGCGCAGGGCTGACCATCACGAATGCAATAGCCGGCAACCCAAACCTCACCCTTACAGGAGATGTGACCCTTGAAGGCTCGGTTGGAACAATTTCAAACTCGGGCACTCTTACACTCAGCGGATCGCTGACATCTGGAGCCATCACCAATACCGGCACGGTCGCTGTAGGCGGTCAAGAACTTACCGCTGCAAGCATCTCTGGGGGGATTGTTTCGACAACCAGCGGTATCATCAGTACCACCGGAACTATCACAACACTGAACGCAACCACCGGAGCTACGCTTAACGGCGGCGCAGGGCTGACCATCACGAACGCAATAGCCGGCAACCCGAACCTCACCCTTACAGGAAGCATAACGCTTAACGGCGCGGTTGGAACAATTTCAAACTCGGGCACTCTTACACTCAGCGGATCGCTGACATCAGGAGCCATCACCAATACCGGCACGGTCGCTGTAGGCGGTCAAGAACTTACCGCTGCAAGCATCTCTGGGGGGATTGTTTCGACAACCAGCGGTATCATCAGTACCACCGGAACTATCACAACACTGAACGCAACCACCGGAGCTACGCTTAACGGCGGCGCAGGGCTGACCATCACGAACGCAATAGCCGGCAACCCGAACCTCACCCTTACAGGAAGCATAACGCTTAACGGCGCGGTTGGAACAATTTCAAATCCGGGAACACTCACGCTAAACGGATCGTTGACATCAGGAGCCATCACCAATACCGGCACGGTCGCTGTAGGCGGTCAAGAACTTACCGCTGCAAGCATCTCTGGGGGGATTGTTTCGACAACCAGCGGTATTATCAGTACCACCGGAACTATCACAACACTGAACGCAACCACCGGAGCTACGCTTAACGGCGGCGCAGGGCTGACCATCACGAATGCAATAGCCGGCAACCCAAACCTCACCCTTACAGGAGATGTGACCCTTGAAGGCTCGGTTGGAACAATTTCAAACTCGGGCACTCTTACACTCAGCGGATCGCTGACATCAGGAGCCATCACCAATACCGGCACGGTCGCTGTAGGCGGTCAAGAACTTACCGCTGCAAGCATCTCTGGGGGGATTGTTTCGACAACCAGCGGTATCATCAGTACCACCGGAACTATCACAACACTGAACGCAACCACCGGAGCTACGCTTAACGGCGGCGCAGGGCTGACCATCACGAATGCAATAGCCGGCAACCCGAACCTCACCCTTACAGGAAGCATAACGCTTAACGGCGCGGTTGGAACAATTTCAAATCCGGGAACACTCACGCTAAACGGATCGCTGACATCTGGAGCCATCACCAATACCGGCACGGTCGCTGTAGGCAGTCAAGAACTTACCGCTGCAAGCATCTCTGGGGGGATTGTTTCGACAACCAGCGGTATCATCAGTACCACCGGAACTATCACAACACTGAACGCAACCACCGGAGCTACGCTTAACGGCGGCGCAGGGCTGACCATCACGAACGCAATAGCCGGCAACCCGAACCTCACCCTTACAGGAGATGTGACCCTTGAAGGCTCGGTTGGAACAATTTCAAACTCGGGAACACTCACGCTAAACGGATCGCTGACATCAGGAGCCATCACCAATACCGGCACGGTCGCTGTAGGCGGTCAAGAACTTACCGCTGCAAGCATCTCTGGGGGGATTGTTTCGACAACCAGCGGTATCATCAGTACCACCGGAACTATCACAACACTGAACGCAACCACCGGAGCTACGCTTAACGGCGGCGCAGGGCTGACCATCACGAACGCAATAGCCGGCAACCCGAACCTCACCCTTACAGGAAGCATAACGCTTAACGGCGCGGTTGGAACAATTTCAAATCCGGGAACACTCACGCTAAACGGATCGTTGACATCAGGAGCCATCACCAATACCGGCACGGTCACTGTAGGCGGTCAAGAACTTACCGCTGCAAGCATCTCTGGGGGGATTGTTTCGACAACCAGCGGTATCATCAGTACCACCGGAACTATCACAACACTGAACGCAACCACCGGAGCTACGCTTAACGGCGGCGCAGGGCTGACCATTACGAATGCAATAGCCGGCAACCCGAACCTCACCCTTACAGGAAGCATAACGCTTAACGGCGCGGTTGGAACAATTTCAAATCCGGGAACACTCACGCTAAACGGATCGCTGACATCAGGAGCCATCACCAATACCGGCACGGTCGCTGTAGGCGGTCAAGAACTTACCGCTGCAAGCATCTCTGGGGGATTGTTTCGACAACCAGCGGTATCATCAGTACCACCGGAACTATCACAACACTGA